The nucleotide window GTGGGGAGTCTGACGTGGCAGGTCGGGAGCGTCGTCGCCGTGGCCGGGTTCGCCTGGGTCGGCCTCCAGCTCGTCCGCGTGCTCGGCGGGTGGACGGAGGTGGGCGGGTGATCGCCGGCCTGACCGTCGTCGAGTTCCTGCGGGTGTTCGTGCTCATCGGCGTCGGGGTCGCACTCCTCTACCCGGTCGCGGCCTACGCGCCGCGGGTGATGCACACGAACGCCATCTTCGTGCTCACCGCGACGCTCGCGGTGCTGGCGATCAGCGTCGTCGTCCAGGCGTTCCAGGGACGGTCGGTGGTCTCGGAGGGGCTCCAGGTCGCCGCCTCTGGCGGGTACCTCTGGAGCGTCTGGCTGTTCGCACGCGAGTACGTTCACGGCGGTTCGCCACCGGACCTGAACGTCGAACTCACGACGACCCAGGAGGGGTTCGAGGATGCTCGACGCGATTGACCTCACCCGTACGGGCTCCGTCGGAAGCGGGGGCCACGTCGACGTCGAACCCGGCGAACAGGCGTTGTTCGCGAAGGGAACGATGGGACCGCCGCTGGCGGACCTGCCCGACGAGGCCTTCTGGAACACCCTCATCGTGACGACGGGATCGAGACCCAATCGGATCCAGACGGCAGTCGAGGAACGCGGGCTGGATCCCCGCCGGATCGGCGTCGTCCCCATCACGGCGAACGACGTGGACTACGACGGGCCGCTGTGGGTGAGCAAACGCGTCGCCCCGAGCGACCTCACGGGCATCAGCGTCGAGGTCAGCCGCGGGTTCCAGTACCTCGACGCGGGGACGGGGTGGCTGGTGTTCGACTCCATCAGCACCCTCCTGATGTACTCCGAGGAACGGCGGGTGTACAAGCTCACGAACTGGCTCATCGCCAACGCGCGGGACAACGACGTCCGCGGCGTGTACGCGTTGCTCCGCGACGTGGTCGCTCCCCAGACGTTCAACCGGTTCCGGTCGCTGTGCGACGTCGTGATCGAAGCCGAGGACCTCAACTGAGTTCGCTGGTTCCAGGTGCGCTTCCGCGACGATACTCAGTACAGGTGGTACAGCAACGCGTAGACGACCGTCCCGAGCGTGAAGGATATCAGCCACAGCGACGCTGCGATCCGACCGACCCGTGCGTGTCGGGTGTCGAAGAGGTCGGAGAGCGGCCGGGTCGCCGCGAGCGTGAGGGTGTAGATGACCAGCGGGACGCAGACGACAGCCAGCGTGACGTGGATCACCAGCACCGGGAGGTAGAGGAGCTGTTCGACCGTCGCCGGGCCGGGGAACTCCGTCGGCCCCAGGATGGCGACGCGGTAGAGGTAGAGCAGGAGGAACGCCGCGAACAGGACGGTCGACGCGAGCATCGCGACCCGGTGGCGCCCGTACTCGGCACGACGGGCGAACCGGACGCCGAGGGAGATGGTCACGATTGCGGTCAGCGAGAGCGCGGCGTTGACGTGCGGGACGGCGGCGAGGGCCGCCTCCGGGGGACGCGGCAGCGATCCGCCCGGAACGAGTTCGAGCACGACCGCGAAGACCAGCGCGAGGGCGACCGCCGAGAGGAGCGCCGAGACGGCGACGGCGTGCTCCCGAGCGGCCGCGCGAACCCCGGTCGCGTCGGTGGTCATGGTCGGGTGGAGGGGCGGCGAGCACAAAGCCGTTGGCCCCGAAGGGCCGCTCCCGCCTGCGATTCGTTGACGCGCGAGCGGGAAGATGGACAACCTTTTATCCCTCTCGGGGAAACGAACGACTGCGCACTGACGCACGGTGCGTGGGTAGCCAAGCCAGGCCAACGGCGCAGCGTTGAGGGCGCTGTCCTGTAGAGGTCCGCCGGTTCAAATCCGGTCCCACGCATCCAAGCGGATGCAGGTGCTGTGCGGCCCTTCGGGGTCGCTCTACAGACAGCACCCACGCACAATCCTTTCCGACGCTACGATCCCCGAGCGATCGCTCAGTCAGTAGCTCACTCCCTCAATTGTTCGGCATCACAAGCGGGAACTCCCCGAAAGTCCCACCCGCCTGCAACCATAGCCACGACCTCCCCAACCGATTGCGCTCCTCACTCGCTCCGCTCGCTGTGGTGCTCATCCCTCGCGCGTTGTTGGCCGCGCACAGGGCGCGGCCGCCGCGCGCCACACGGTTAGATACCCAAGACTCCTCGGCCGATCTCCCGCGAACTCGTAGGCCCCCTCAGACGTGTGCCGACCAGAGAGCAATCGTTTTCACCTCGGCTACTGCCCGGGTGAACATGCACGCCATCACGGGGTCGGGGTGGATCGAGGTCATCTCGGGCTCGATGTTCTCCGGGAAGACCGAGGAGCTCCTCCGTCGCCTCCGTCGCGCCGAGATCGCGGGCCAGGAGGTCGCGGTGTTCACGCCGGCGATGGACGACCGCTACGGCGAGACGACAATCGGCACGCACAACGGGCGCGCGTGGGAGGCGACGGTCGTGGAGAACGAGGGTGAGGGGCCGTGGGACATCCTCGACACGCTGAACGGCGAACGCGTCGTCGCCGTCGACGAGGCGAACTTCTTCTCCGACGAACTCGTCGACGTCTGCCAGGCGCTCGCGGAGGACGACCGCCGGGTCATCGTCTCCGGGACGGACCAGACGTTCCGCGGCGAACCGTTCCACCCGCTGCCGGACCTGATGGCCGTCGCCGAGTACGTCGACAAGCTCCAGGCCATCTGCTCGGTCTGCGGGGAGCCGGCGTCGCGCAACCAGCGGCTCATCGAGGGCGAACCGGCGCACGTCGACGAGCCGACCATCCTCGTCGGCGCCGAGGAGAGCTACGAGGCGCGCTGCCGGAACTGCCACACGATGCGGCAGGGCTGACGACAGGCCCGGGAACCGGCTCCGGCGACCGATCATCGGAACGGTCATAGCCCGGCCGGAGCAACTCCGACCGTGACGACGTGGGTAGAGGACCCGGAGGGTGGCCGGGCGCGCGGGCCGCGCGGACTCGCGCGGGCGTGGGTCGAGGTGCTCGTCCGGCCCGGTCGCTTCTTCCGAACCGGAGTGTCGCCCGGCGACCAGGCGCCGGGGCTCGTGTTCGCGATCTGCGTCGCGGTCGCGTTCGTCGGCGGTCGGTTCCTCCACGCGTACCTCCGCCTTGGCGACCCGTTCGCGTTTCCGCCGGGGAGCGTCCCGACCGTGTTCGGCGGGCCGGTCGCCTCGGCGCTCCTCGTCCTGGCGTTGACGGGGCTGCTCGTCGCGCCGGCGATACTCCACCTCACTGCAGCCCTCCAGACGGCCCTGCTCATCCCGATCGTCCGCGACCGCGGGGGAGTGAGCGAGACGGTACAGGTCATCGCGTACGCGAGCGCGCCGTGCGCGCTCGCGGGACCGCCGGTGCCTGGCCTCCGAGCGGCGTGCGCGCTCTACGGCGCCGCGCTCCTCGTCCTCGGCCTTCGAGAGGTTCACGGGACGAGCACGCTCCGGGCCGCAGCCGCCGGCGCCATCCCCGCGACGCTGGTGTTCGGTGTGGGGTTCCGGGGGCTGGATGCGCTGAGCACACTTCTCGGCGAGATCTGACTCGGGCGAGAACGCGAGCGGGGGCCGAGAGAGGGGGTGCGCTCGCGTCCGCGTTTCGACAACCGTTTTAAGCAGGGGACCCACCGTTCGCACAAATGGGTACCTGTATCATCTGTGGTACGCCCGTCGACGGGCGCATCTGTGATTCCCACGAAGAGGACGTCGTGTTCGAGTTCCGCGGCAACAAACCGAGCCAGCTCGTTCCCAACCGCTTCTACAGCGGGACGGTCGACGGCTACGCCGACTTCGGGCTGTTCGTCGACCTGTCGTCGAACGTCACCGGGCTGCTCCACCGCTCGGAGCTCG belongs to Halorarum halophilum and includes:
- a CDS encoding YIP1 family protein, producing MTTWVEDPEGGRARGPRGLARAWVEVLVRPGRFFRTGVSPGDQAPGLVFAICVAVAFVGGRFLHAYLRLGDPFAFPPGSVPTVFGGPVASALLVLALTGLLVAPAILHLTAALQTALLIPIVRDRGGVSETVQVIAYASAPCALAGPPVPGLRAACALYGAALLVLGLREVHGTSTLRAAAAGAIPATLVFGVGFRGLDALSTLLGEI
- a CDS encoding thymidine kinase, yielding MHAITGSGWIEVISGSMFSGKTEELLRRLRRAEIAGQEVAVFTPAMDDRYGETTIGTHNGRAWEATVVENEGEGPWDILDTLNGERVVAVDEANFFSDELVDVCQALAEDDRRVIVSGTDQTFRGEPFHPLPDLMAVAEYVDKLQAICSVCGEPASRNQRLIEGEPAHVDEPTILVGAEESYEARCRNCHTMRQG
- a CDS encoding DUF7504 family protein, translated to MLDAIDLTRTGSVGSGGHVDVEPGEQALFAKGTMGPPLADLPDEAFWNTLIVTTGSRPNRIQTAVEERGLDPRRIGVVPITANDVDYDGPLWVSKRVAPSDLTGISVEVSRGFQYLDAGTGWLVFDSISTLLMYSEERRVYKLTNWLIANARDNDVRGVYALLRDVVAPQTFNRFRSLCDVVIEAEDLN
- a CDS encoding DUF420 domain-containing protein, with amino-acid sequence MTTDATGVRAAAREHAVAVSALLSAVALALVFAVVLELVPGGSLPRPPEAALAAVPHVNAALSLTAIVTISLGVRFARRAEYGRHRVAMLASTVLFAAFLLLYLYRVAILGPTEFPGPATVEQLLYLPVLVIHVTLAVVCVPLVIYTLTLAATRPLSDLFDTRHARVGRIAASLWLISFTLGTVVYALLYHLY